In a genomic window of Pleurocapsa sp. PCC 7319:
- the rfbF gene encoding glucose-1-phosphate cytidylyltransferase produces the protein MKAIILAGGFGTRLSEETSIRPKPMVEIGGKPILWHIMKIYSAHGINDFVICCGYKGYMIKEYFANYFLHMSDVTFDMRFNKMNVHNGYAEPWQVTLVDTGQSTMTGGRLKRVREYVGDETFCLTYGDGVSNINITELIAFHQEQKTLATLTATQPPGRFGAINLGQEQTKITNFQEKPEGDGAWINGGYFILEPQVIDMIENDSTVWEQEPLTKLAHLEQLSAYKHQGFWQPMDTLRDKRYLEKLWNDSQAPWKVWK, from the coding sequence ATGAAAGCAATTATCCTCGCTGGCGGGTTTGGAACTCGATTGAGTGAAGAAACCAGTATTCGACCAAAGCCAATGGTAGAAATTGGTGGCAAACCAATCCTTTGGCACATTATGAAAATTTATTCTGCTCACGGTATCAACGACTTTGTAATCTGCTGTGGCTATAAAGGTTACATGATCAAAGAGTACTTTGCCAACTATTTTTTGCATATGTCCGATGTCACCTTTGATATGCGATTCAATAAAATGAATGTTCACAATGGTTATGCTGAACCTTGGCAAGTTACTTTGGTAGATACCGGTCAATCGACTATGACTGGTGGGAGACTCAAAAGAGTCAGAGAGTACGTTGGTGATGAAACCTTCTGCTTAACCTATGGGGATGGAGTAAGTAATATCAATATTACTGAGTTGATTGCTTTTCATCAAGAACAAAAAACCTTAGCCACCCTAACGGCAACTCAACCCCCTGGACGCTTTGGGGCGATTAATCTCGGACAAGAGCAAACGAAAATCACAAATTTTCAAGAGAAACCAGAGGGAGATGGAGCTTGGATCAATGGAGGTTATTTTATTCTTGAACCCCAAGTAATTGACATGATTGAGAATGACTCTACTGTTTGGGAGCAAGAACCCTTAACAAAACTAGCTCATCTAGAGCAGCTATCTGCCTATAAACATCAAGGTTTTTGGCAGCCGATGGATACTTTGCGAGATAAAAGATATTTGGAAAAGCTCTGGAATGATAGTCAAGCTCCTTGGAAGGTTTGGAAGTAG
- a CDS encoding glycosyltransferase family A protein — protein MTPLVSVCVPTFNAAKYLRECLDSILAQIFTDFELLIVDNHSSDETLSIVKEYAELDSRIRVIINQHNIGAVPNFNRCLELAEGEWIKYVHADDFIAPDCLEQMLAASQPESAIICCRRNFLFEPDTNEQTKKFFLKFLSDLSIDSLFPNSTEVSASDFCNVIVNYFWFNIVGEPTAVMLHRNAFDRFGTFNTNIIGICDIELWARIAIHTGLTYIPLTLATSRIHDRSLTNTNKINRHFRKKLDQLVLLHDFAFHPLYTPLRAAASDRQPALNFEDLLAVQGCKARKLAAQSQSNFSVTQEWEKIVQQYPILSVLSTPNPLRYTRRLLRKAPSLLSLLVQSIESYQREAPSFYF, from the coding sequence ATGACTCCTCTTGTATCCGTTTGTGTTCCAACCTTCAATGCTGCCAAATATCTGAGAGAGTGTCTCGATAGCATTCTTGCGCAAATATTTACTGACTTTGAATTACTAATCGTCGATAATCATTCATCAGATGAAACTCTCAGTATTGTTAAGGAATATGCTGAGCTTGATTCGCGAATTCGTGTAATCATTAATCAGCATAATATTGGAGCCGTGCCTAACTTCAATCGATGTCTTGAGTTAGCTGAGGGTGAATGGATTAAATATGTTCATGCCGATGATTTTATTGCACCTGATTGTCTAGAGCAGATGCTCGCTGCAAGCCAACCTGAAAGTGCTATTATTTGCTGTCGTCGTAATTTTTTGTTTGAGCCTGATACAAACGAACAAACCAAAAAGTTCTTTCTCAAATTTTTGTCAGATTTGTCAATAGACAGTCTATTTCCCAATTCGACGGAGGTTTCTGCAAGTGATTTTTGTAACGTTATAGTAAACTACTTTTGGTTCAATATTGTTGGCGAACCAACCGCTGTAATGTTACATCGAAACGCATTTGATCGTTTTGGCACCTTTAATACTAATATTATAGGCATTTGTGACATTGAGCTTTGGGCAAGAATTGCGATCCATACAGGACTGACCTATATTCCACTGACTTTAGCAACATCACGAATACACGATCGCTCTTTAACAAATACTAATAAAATCAACCGTCATTTTCGTAAAAAATTGGATCAGCTCGTGCTGTTACATGATTTCGCGTTTCATCCCCTCTATACTCCACTGCGTGCTGCTGCCAGCGATCGCCAACCAGCGCTCAACTTTGAAGATTTACTGGCAGTGCAAGGATGTAAAGCACGAAAACTTGCGGCACAATCACAATCAAATTTCTCCGTTACGCAGGAGTGGGAAAAGATCGTACAACAATATCCCATATTGTCAGTTCTCTCAACTCCAAATCCATTACGCTACACAAGACGTTTACTCCGAAAA